One genomic region from Terriglobus aquaticus encodes:
- a CDS encoding helix-turn-helix domain-containing protein — protein MPEALLTQILPTPSEAKQAEETSRLLSSRLRSKTPLRLRVVGAPEDETVVLPASALKMLVGILDEMGRGNTVTVIPVHAELTTQEAADMLSISRPSLIQMLDEGKIEYRKVGTHRRVRFESLMAYKRKAHAERLAALSELVAYDQEIGI, from the coding sequence GTGCCGGAAGCCCTTCTGACCCAGATTTTACCCACGCCGTCCGAGGCCAAGCAGGCCGAGGAAACCAGCCGTCTACTCTCCTCCCGGCTTCGCTCGAAAACCCCGCTTCGCCTCCGGGTCGTCGGAGCACCCGAAGATGAGACGGTCGTTCTCCCCGCTTCCGCCCTCAAGATGCTGGTCGGAATCCTCGACGAAATGGGACGCGGAAACACGGTCACGGTTATCCCGGTCCACGCCGAATTGACGACCCAGGAGGCAGCCGACATGCTCAGCATCTCGCGCCCTTCCCTGATCCAAATGTTGGACGAAGGCAAGATCGAATACCGCAAAGTTGGCACCCATCGCAGGGTGCGTTTCGAGTCCCTCATGGCGTACAAACGGAAAGCCCACGCCGAGCGGCTTGCCGCTCTCAGTGAACTTGTTGCTTACGACCAGGAGATCGGGATCTGA